A genomic segment from Ficedula albicollis isolate OC2 unplaced genomic scaffold, FicAlb1.5 N00460, whole genome shotgun sequence encodes:
- the LOC107604404 gene encoding dystrobrevin beta-like has product EILQEIQRLRLEHEQASQPTPEKAQHNPTLLAELRLLRQRKDELEQRMSALQESRRELMVQLEGLMKLLKEEEQKQAEEEKEPKLN; this is encoded by the exons GGAGATCCTGCAGGAGATCCAGCGGCTGCGGCTGGAGCACGAGCAAGCCTCGCAGCCCACCCCCGAGAAGGCTCAGCACAACCCCACGCTGCTGGCCGAGCTGCGCCTGCTGCG gcagaggaaggatgagctggagcagaggatgtcagccctgcaggagagcagaagagagctgatggtgcagctggaggggctgaTGAAGCTGCTCAAA GAAGAAGAGCAAAAGCAGGCA gaggaagaaaaagagccAAAACTAAACTAA